Proteins from one Terriglobia bacterium genomic window:
- a CDS encoding S26 family signal peptidase — MMHMDSYFVIAYVGYATLGFPLGYPTYRIRARRKGPPASLLRASGNVLSDIAWFMAELLAGSALGEWIWRKVFYSPVESWKVFWAMCSYLLVIATVMTLIEAGRGRMTGVTRRSFWRLVLVACLSFASQGLMTRFVVSVYYLDDIGLARRHKLDNVRIGSSVGPSVGLTSNLGYYILRPARGAVVTAVAEGAARLPAQWQTTVPERFHYRGGASGTEDYLGRVIAMPGETVVISRGMITINGIPLLEPYVENYVAEPGQTSLRLGREDYLLGEDVRKDWTGIGNAFYVVHESQVRCRQFLLLWPLRDFGLVQPPLYNIPNPPVWNVHVSEKWLSRFAAM, encoded by the coding sequence ATGATGCACATGGATAGCTACTTCGTAATCGCATACGTTGGCTATGCGACGCTCGGCTTTCCCCTTGGCTATCCCACCTACAGGATCAGGGCGCGGCGGAAAGGACCGCCCGCCTCCTTGCTCCGGGCATCAGGAAATGTGTTGAGCGACATTGCCTGGTTCATGGCCGAGCTCCTGGCCGGCTCCGCGCTAGGCGAGTGGATATGGAGAAAAGTCTTCTACTCTCCGGTCGAGTCATGGAAGGTGTTTTGGGCAATGTGCAGTTATCTTCTCGTGATCGCGACTGTTATGACTTTGATAGAGGCTGGCCGCGGGCGGATGACCGGAGTGACACGGCGTTCCTTCTGGCGCTTGGTTCTGGTCGCATGCCTGAGTTTCGCGAGCCAGGGCCTGATGACCCGCTTCGTGGTTTCGGTTTATTATCTCGATGACATAGGTTTAGCACGACGTCACAAGCTGGACAATGTCAGGATCGGGTCCTCCGTCGGGCCTAGCGTCGGGCTCACTTCCAACCTGGGGTACTACATCTTGCGCCCGGCGCGAGGAGCAGTGGTGACAGCAGTTGCCGAAGGAGCAGCCCGGTTGCCGGCGCAATGGCAGACCACGGTTCCGGAGCGTTTTCATTATCGCGGAGGCGCGTCAGGAACGGAGGATTATCTCGGCCGTGTGATCGCTATGCCGGGAGAGACCGTGGTCATCAGCCGCGGGATGATCACGATCAATGGCATTCCGCTCCTGGAGCCCTATGTGGAGAATTATGTCGCCGAGCCCGGTCAAACCTCTCTCCGCCTGGGACGCGAGGATTATCTGCTGGGCGAAGACGTGAGAAAAGACTGGACTGGGATAGGAAATGCGTTTTATGTGGTACATGAGAGTCAAGTCCGTTGTCGACAGTTCCTCCTGCTGTGGCCGCTCCGGGATTTTGGGCTCGTGCAGCCGCCCTTGTACAACATTCCCAATCCCCCTGTCTGGAATGTTCACGTCAGTGAAAAATGGCTGAGCCGGTTTGCCGCCATGTAA